TAAAGCCTGATAAAACCGATCCTCATCTTCAATTAATAAAATCTGTGCCCTTCCCATCATATCCCTCATTCATTCATGTATTATCTATAGTATACGTAATAAAGAAGGATTTTCATAGCAAAATAAGGACTTTTGTATCATTTTTATTGACTAACAGCATAGGCAAAAGACCCCAATCACATAATTGAGGTCTTTTTATATGAAACGATGCAGTTACTCGTCAGATGACTCGTCCTGTTCAACTGAGCCACCTTCCATCCGTTCATCATCATTATCCATAAGCTGTTCATCTGATGGTTCAGACTCAAGCTCGAATTCATCTTGGCCTTCTATCTCTTCTTCATCAAGATCTTCATTTATATCTTCGTCCATCGTTGGATCTGAGATGCTTTCACGATTTTCACTATTTGAAGAAGAAGCAGGATCCTGCTCATCCTCGCCTCCACATGCTGTTAGAATGGCTGCAGAAAGGATGGCTGTGGCTACTATACTTGTTGTTTTATTCATCTGTTAACCTCCCGCAGAATTAAGACATCGATTTTTCAACATCACCATCTTAACAATGGAGACAACAAGCGTCTATTATACAAGCCGTTCTTATGCAATATTTTGCAAGATCACACGGTCTCTCATAATGTCTCTACCTTATGATTCATGCATATTGGAGTGATTACGCGTTTGGCTGCAGAGCAAACGTCATATCTGCCTCAACAGCAACCTCGCCATTTACAGTAGCCACGCCATGCGCTTTCGCCACTGGTCCTTTTAAGCGTGTGATCTCCACTTCAAGACGAAGCTGATCTCCAGGCTTCACCTGTCTTTTAAAACGACACTTTTCAATGCCACCAAAAAGTCCGATCTTGCCTTTGTTCTCTTCCTTCGTCAGAATCGAAACCGCTCCCGTTTGCGCAAGTGCTTCAAGAATTAACACACCCGGCATCACAGGATAATCAGGAAAATGCCCATTAAAAAACTCTTCATTTGCCGTTACATTTTTAATAGCAACCGCACGCTTCCCCTCTTCTACTTCATCCACCCGATCAATCAATAAAAACGGATAACGGTGCGGAATAATCTCTTTAATTTGCTCAATCGTTAACATATACAACATCCTCTCAAATACTCATCATTAGTGGAATTATACCATATCTCTATATAAGAATCCGATGATGATGTAGGATAGAAGAAATAGACAAAAAGGGAGCGATCAAATGGCAAGCTTTCACGGATACGTTGCACCAGTCTCACTAGGAATACAGACAGGATTACAGATTATCCTTCCAGAACACACAAACCAAACCACCCAACCGAAAACTCTCTATCTACTTCACGGCATGGGGGACAACGAAACGATCTGGACACGCCGCACGGCTATCGAACGTTACGCCGATACATATGGCTTCAGCGTTATCATGCCAAGCGTCGACACAAGCTATTACACAGACATGGCCTACGGAAAAAACTATTGGACCTACATCTCAGAAGAACTCCCAAAAATCATCAGCACCCACTTCAACATAACAACTGATCCCGAACACACCTACGTTGCCGGACTATCCATGGGAGGCTACGGCTCCTTTAAACTCGCCCTAAACCACCCAAACCGCTTCCGCGCAGCCGCCAGCTTCTCCGGCGCACTAGACGTCAAAAGTCTGCTCGCGCACACACCAGAAGAAAACAAAGAACAACGCAAACTCAGCCTGAAAATCATCTTTGGAGACAACCCAAACCTTGACGCAATAGGAGCCGACCTATTCTCGCTCATCACCAAACACCAAGAGGCTGGCCTTGCACTACCCGATCTCTATCAATACTGCGGAACCGACGACTTCCTCTATCGCATGAACACGAACTTCAGCAACCATCTAAAAGAACAAGGCATCAAAGCTTATTACGAAGAATCCAAAGCCGACCACACATGGGATTACTGGGATTATTGCATTGAATCATTTTTGAAGAAGATCTGTGAGAGGGACAACGCTTAGGCGTTGTCTTTTTTGTGGGGAGATGGGTCAATGCTGTGAATAAAAATGGTTATTTTTATTCCTTATATAATTAGACCTTTCTTGGTTTGCTGCGTGGGGGCTTGGTATTAGGTTTGCGCTCTTGGTAAGTACGGGGTAGTTCTTGGTTTTGGAGTGGAGCTCTTGCTTTGGGTCTAATCTAGCTTGGTATTGGGGTGGATTTCTTGCTTTAGTTCTGATCTAGCTTGATATTGGAGTGGAGCTCTTGCTTCAGCTCTCCTCCCGCTTGGTATGAGGGGGGCGCTCTTGGTTTTGACGCTCTGGCTCTTGCTATCTCTCGCCTTCTCTTGATGAAGCGTGTGCCTCTCTTGCTCTCCTCACCATTCTCCTTGCTGCTCCAAGCTTCTTCTTGATAAGCAGTACTTCCTTCTTGCTTTTACCTTCAGTTCCAATGCAGTTAATAAAAATGGACATTTTTATTCCTTATTTCAATTGACCTTTCTTGGTTTGGTGCGTGAGCTCTTGGTGAGTGAGGGGAGATCTTGGTATTTGAGTGGAGCTCTTGCTTTAGCTTTACTCCCGCTTGGTATTCGAGTGGAGCTCTTGCTTCGTCCCTTCTCCAAGCTTGGTATTAGGGGTGCGCTCTTGGTTTTGACGCTCTGGCTCTTGCTATCTCTTGCCTTTTCTTGATGAAACGTACGCAGCTCTGGCTGTTCTCGCCATTCTCCTTTATACTCCACGCTTCTTCTTGGTAAGCGGCACTTCCTTCTTGTTCTTACCCCAAGTTTCAATGCAGTAAATAAAAATGGACATTTTCATTCCTTATGTTCATGGATTTTTCTTGCCAGGGCGCTTGGTATTGGCTCGAAGGCTTCGCTCCACCCTGTCCATCCAATTAAATCCAATAAAATGGTTGCAACTGTAAATTATATAGTGTACTATGTGAGTAGTACAGTATGACAATATAGGGAGTTGAGAGTATGGAAAATCAGCAGGCGCGGCCTTTGGTTGTCGAGAATATCAGCAAAAGCTTAGGTGGAAAGAAGATCATTAAGGATCTATCTTTCTCAGTAGAAGCAGGGAAAATTTACGGTTTTCTTGGACCAAACGGATCGGGGAAAACAACAACGATTCGAATGATTGTTAGCTTAATTGGACTTGACGCAGGGGATGTCAAAATCGGCGGACACAGCATTCGCACAGAAAGAGAGCAAGCTCTCTCACAAATTGGTGCGATTGTTGAAAATCCAGATTTATACGAATACATGAGCGGACGAAAGAATCTGATTCATTTTGCTCGCATGACTAATAAGAAAGTCACTACCGAGCGCATTGATGAAGTCATCAAGATGGTTGAATTAGATCATGCCATTGATAAAAAAGTCAAAACCTACTCTCTTGGCATGAAACAGCGACTTGGTATTGCCTTATCCATTTTACATGAACCCAGTGTACTCATTTTAGACGAACCTACAAACGGATTAGATCCAAAAGGCATCCGGGAGCTGCGTTCTTATCTAAAAGATCTCGCCCACAATTCAGGAGTAGCCATTCTTGTCTCCTCACATCTTTTATCGGAAATTGAACTGATGTGCGACCGCGCCATTGTGATAAAAGAAGGCCAAGTCATTAACGAGCTTGCAGTGAACGACAAAGAGCAAGGAGAAGAACAGGAAGTCGCTGCTGTCTTTGAAGTAAATCAGCTGGAAAAAGCCGAGGCACTGCTTCTGCAATACGGAACCGTTCGCAAAGAAGAGAACCGAATTATCCTAGAAAATACAACGGTTGAGCAGGTCCCATCGATTGTATCTGCCCTAGTAAAACAGGAAATTGACATTTATCACGTTTCATATAAAAAGTCACTCGAAGATACGTATCATTTGTTAACAGAAAAGGAAGTGATCTAGATGTTTCTATCATTGGTGCAGAATGAGTGGATGAAGGCTTATTATCGGAATAAATTTATTGTGTTTTGCCTGGTTATTTCGGGACTAATCGGAATTGGAGCAGTGCTCACTACTTTATTTAATAACTATGACTTTGGAGCAGAGGAACCTGTTGAATCTATATCCGCGCTTGAGTTTACTGTAAGTGCTTTGGAAGCTACTTCAATCTTTGTGCTTGTGTTTAGTGTAGTGATATTGATCTCAAGTATTGCGAGCGAATTTAAAAGTGGTACGATGAAGCAGTTGTTGATCCGACCGGTTTCACGTACAAATATTCTTGTATCTAAATGGGTAATGACATTCCTAGCAACTATTATGATTCTGATCGGCATTGCCCTGGTTAGTTTGATTATTGGTAGCATTTTCTTCGGCTCTGATACTCCTTTCGTTGAAACGATTTCAGCACTTGGATTATGGATTTTATATAATTTACCTATGTTTTTCTTTTTCCAGACTCTAGGTCTTTTCATAGCCGTTTTAACTAGAAGCACAGCTCTTTCTGTGGCTGCTGTCATAGTCTTAAATTTTGTCGGTGGCGTTATTACTATGTTTCTTTTACGATTCGAATGGTCTAAATATCTAATCACAGCAAACCTATCACTACAGGATTATAGTCAGAATGAGCATCTATTCTTTGGAGGTACTCCATTAATGGAGAATATGACTCTTGGATTCTCACTAACCATTATTGCTGTCTATTCCATCGTGCTCCTGCTCATCGCTCATCTTGTTTTCAGTAAAAAGGATGTATTATCATAACCGTTCGACTAACATTTGAACGCAGAAAGGGGTGATCTCTAGGTGACCATTGAGTTTGACCCATCAAAACCCATCTACAGACAAATAGCAGATTATTATTATCAAAAAATCAGTAGCGGAGAACTCCGCCCTGGCGATAAGCTTCCTTCCGTCAGAGAAACCGCCCAGTCCCTGCGAGTGAACCCAAACACCGCTTCACGATCCTATCTAGAGATGGATCGTGAAGGTGTGACGTTCACGAAACGGGGTCATGGTACATTTGTAACTGAGGACGAAGAGGTGGTTAGAGAATTGAGAGTACAACTAGCACAATCTCATATCAAAGAATTGATTGACTATCTATATAAGCTCGGATTCTCAAACAAGCAAATTAAAGATCAGCTTGATTCGTTATTAGAGACGGAGGATGGTGAAACCAATGCAAAAAATCGAACTAAAAAACCTCTCTAAATCCTATGGAAGAAACGAAGTACTAAGCAATCTCAACCTAACATTAGAAGGCAACCGAATCTATGGCATCATCGGCGAAAACGGAACAGGAAAATCAACCCTACTCCGACTCATCAGTGGACTCGCCAGACCATCACGCGGATCCGTTACCGTAAACGGTCAAACCACCGCGGAAGGTCGTAGAAATCAGGTTGCCTATCTAT
The nucleotide sequence above comes from Alkalicoccobacillus plakortidis. Encoded proteins:
- a CDS encoding GntR family transcriptional regulator; translated protein: MTIEFDPSKPIYRQIADYYYQKISSGELRPGDKLPSVRETAQSLRVNPNTASRSYLEMDREGVTFTKRGHGTFVTEDEEVVRELRVQLAQSHIKELIDYLYKLGFSNKQIKDQLDSLLETEDGETNAKNRTKKPL
- the fabZ gene encoding 3-hydroxyacyl-ACP dehydratase FabZ codes for the protein MLTIEQIKEIIPHRYPFLLIDRVDEVEEGKRAVAIKNVTANEEFFNGHFPDYPVMPGVLILEALAQTGAVSILTKEENKGKIGLFGGIEKCRFKRQVKPGDQLRLEVEITRLKGPVAKAHGVATVNGEVAVEADMTFALQPNA
- a CDS encoding ABC transporter permease, giving the protein MFLSLVQNEWMKAYYRNKFIVFCLVISGLIGIGAVLTTLFNNYDFGAEEPVESISALEFTVSALEATSIFVLVFSVVILISSIASEFKSGTMKQLLIRPVSRTNILVSKWVMTFLATIMILIGIALVSLIIGSIFFGSDTPFVETISALGLWILYNLPMFFFFQTLGLFIAVLTRSTALSVAAVIVLNFVGGVITMFLLRFEWSKYLITANLSLQDYSQNEHLFFGGTPLMENMTLGFSLTIIAVYSIVLLLIAHLVFSKKDVLS
- a CDS encoding alpha/beta hydrolase, producing the protein MASFHGYVAPVSLGIQTGLQIILPEHTNQTTQPKTLYLLHGMGDNETIWTRRTAIERYADTYGFSVIMPSVDTSYYTDMAYGKNYWTYISEELPKIISTHFNITTDPEHTYVAGLSMGGYGSFKLALNHPNRFRAAASFSGALDVKSLLAHTPEENKEQRKLSLKIIFGDNPNLDAIGADLFSLITKHQEAGLALPDLYQYCGTDDFLYRMNTNFSNHLKEQGIKAYYEESKADHTWDYWDYCIESFLKKICERDNA
- a CDS encoding ABC transporter ATP-binding protein, with product MENQQARPLVVENISKSLGGKKIIKDLSFSVEAGKIYGFLGPNGSGKTTTIRMIVSLIGLDAGDVKIGGHSIRTEREQALSQIGAIVENPDLYEYMSGRKNLIHFARMTNKKVTTERIDEVIKMVELDHAIDKKVKTYSLGMKQRLGIALSILHEPSVLILDEPTNGLDPKGIRELRSYLKDLAHNSGVAILVSSHLLSEIELMCDRAIVIKEGQVINELAVNDKEQGEEQEVAAVFEVNQLEKAEALLLQYGTVRKEENRIILENTTVEQVPSIVSALVKQEIDIYHVSYKKSLEDTYHLLTEKEVI